The genomic window GTCGCCGGTGCGGAACCAGCCGTCCTCCGTGAAGGACTCGGCGTTCGCCTCCGGGTTGTTCCGGTAGCGGGCGAACAGGGAGATGCCCTTGAGCTCGATCTCCCCGGACTCGCCGACGCGCGCGGACACGCCGCACACCGGCGGGCCGACGGTGCCGATCTTGTTGAGGGTGTCGAGGTTGACGCTGGCGGGGCCGATCGTCTCGGTGAGGCCGTAGCCCTCAAGGATGTTGATGCCGATGCCGCGGTAGAAGTGCCCGAGGCGCTCGCCGAGCGGGCCGCCTCCGGAGATCGCGTACTTGGCGTTCGGGCCGAGCAGATCGCGGATCTGGTGGAAGACGAGGCGGTCGGCCACGGCGTGCGCGGTGCGCAGCTGGAGGGACGGCCCGGCCTCGGTGTCCAGGGCGCGGGAGTACTGGATGGCGACCTTGGCGGCCCAGCGGAAGGTCTTGAGCCTCGCGCCCGAGCCGGCCTTGGCGTCCGCGGCGTTGTAGATCTTCTCCATGACGCGGGGGACCGCGAGGACGTAGGAGGGGCCGAAGGCCTGGAGGTCCGGCAGGAGGGTCTTCGCGTCCGGGGTGTGGCCGAGGACGCCGTCGCCCGCGACGGAGACGAGCTCGAGGAGGCGCGCGTAGACGTGCGCGAGCGGGAGGAACAGCAGGATGCGGACGTGCTCGCCGGTGAGGACGTTGGGCAGCCAGCGCACGCCGTTCCAGGCCAGTCCGGCGCCGTTGTTGTGGGTGAGCTCAACGCCCTTGGGACGGCCCGTCGTGCCCGAGGTGTAGACGATCGAGTACGTGTCCGAGCCGCGCACGGCGTCGCGGCGGGCCTCGAGCTCCTCACGGGCCACGCCGTCGCCGGCGGAGACGATCGTGGTGAGGGCGTCGCGGTCCAGGGAGAGGACCTCGGTGGGGGCGGCGTCCGGGTGGGAGGAGCCGAAGGAGGCGACGGCGCTGCGGACGACCTCGGCGAGGGCGGTGGTCTCGGCGACGACGAGGCGCAGGCCGCCGTCCTCGAGGATCCACTCGATCTGGTCCGCGGAGTCCGTCTCGTAGACGGGGACCGAGACGAGGCCCGCGGTGGCGATCGCGAAGTCGAGGAGGGTCCACTCGTAAGAGGTGTGCGCCATGACGCCGACGGTCTCGCCCGCCTGGAGCCCCATGCCCATGAGGCCCGCGGCGACGCGGTCGACGTCGTCGAGGAAGGCCTCGGCGGTGACCTTGACCCACTGGTTGCCGAGCGGGGACTTGCGCTCGATGAGGGTGGAGCGGGGGGCGCGGGCGACGCGGTCGGTCAGCAGCCACGGGACGGTCATCGTCTCGTCGGGCTCACGGGTGATCGGCCCGGTGGTGACGCCGTTCTCGACGAGGGGGCGCTGATGGTCCGGGAGGGTGCTCGCACTGAGGTGGGGGGCTTCTGCGCTGCGGGGGGTCACTCCGGCATTCTCCCAGGCGGTGGGCCGTTTCCAGGATCCAGGGCTCCGAGAGACCCCCCTCGCCGCTTTGGAGTAAACCACAGGCGAGGGTGCTTCGCGGCGGTAGCAATCCACGGGCGGGTGGGTAAGGGGTCCCCCACCGCGGGCCCTTCAGTCCGTGCCGTGTGCGTCCCGTCGACGGCCTCCGGAACGCGGTGGCCTCCTGAACGCGGTCGACCGCCTGTGCACCGCTCGACCGTCCGATTTCCGGGAATCAGACGGTCGGCTGGTGCACAGACGGTCGACCGGGGTGATGGGCCGGGATCAGGCCTTCTTCTTCGGGTTCTCGCCGAGCTCGACGGCGGTGACGACGACCGGCGCGGCGGCCTCCTCGCCCTCGGCGGGGGCGGCCGAGGCGGCCGCGACGTCGAAGGGACCGGTCACCTTGGCGGCCTCGGTGAGGTCGGCGCGGACCGCCTCGACGGCGGTGTCCAGGCCCTCGGCGACGGACAGGGACACCGAGAGGATCGGCGTCTTCTGGCTCGTCTTGGCCTCCGACTTCACCTTGCGCAGCGCGGCGAGCGCGAGGCCCGCGTGGGCGACGAGCTCCGGGTCGGCGTCGTCGGCGGCGGCGCGCAGGCCGTCCTCCGTCGGCCACGGGCTGCGGTGGACCGAGCCGGTGCGGTACCAGGACCACACCTCCTCGGTGACGAAGGGGAGGAAGGGGGCGAAGAGGCGGACGAAGGTGTCCACCGCGATCGCGAGCGTCGCGCGGGCCGAGCGGACGGCCGCGGCGTCGTGCGTGCCCTCGAAGTCGTTGGCGCGCTCCTTGACGAGCTCGATGTAGTCGTCGCAGAAGGTCCAGAAGAACGACTCCGTGGCCTCCAGGGCGCGGGCGTGCTCGAACTTCTCGAAGGACGCGGTGGCCGTCTCGACGACCTCGGCCAGCGCCGCGAGGACGGCGCGGTCGATGGGCTCGGTGACGGCGGACGGGTCGAGCTCGGGGGCGGGGACGGCGGCGAGGGCCGCCTCGTCGACGTCCCACGGGATCCCCATGGACAGGGCGAACTTGGAGGCGTTGAGGACCTTGATGGCCAGGCGGCGGCCGATCTTGATCTGCGTCTCCTCGAAGGCCGGGTCGAGGCCGAGGCGCGCTGAGGCGGCCCAATAGCGCACGGCGTCGGAGCCGTACTGGTCGAGCAGGCCCTTCGGGGTGACGACGTTGCCCTTGGACTTGGACATCTTCTTGTGGTCCTTGTCGAGGATCCAGCCGGAGATGCCGGCGTGCTTCCACGGCAGGGCGCCGAACTCGAGGTTCGCGCGCACCACGGAGGAGAAGAGCCAGGTGCGGATGATGTCCTGGCCCTGGGGGCGCAGGTCCATCGGGTAGACGCGGTGGAAGAGGTCCTCGTCCTCGAGCCAGCCGGAGACGAGCTGCGGGGACAGGGAGGAGGTGGCCCAGGTGTCCATGATGTCGAGCTCACCGACGAAGCCGCCCGGGACGCCGCGCTGGTCCTCGGTGTAGCCGGGGGCGGTGTCGGAGGAGGGGTCGACCGGGAGGGCGGACTCCTCGGGCGTGATGATGGCGTCGTAGTCGGGCTGGCCCTCGGCGTCGACCTTGTACCAGAGCGGGAAGGGGACGCCGAAGAAGCGCTGGCGGGAGACGAGCCAGTCGTTGTTGAGGCCCTTGACCCAGTTCTCGTAGCGCACGCGCATGAAGTCGGGGTGCCACTCGAGGGCCTCGCCTCGCTCGAGGAGCTCGGCGCCCAGGTCCTTGCCGGAGGCCGGGTTGGTCCAGGGCTTGCCGCCGTTGCGGATGTACCACTGGCGGGAGGTGACGATCTCGAGGGGCTTGTCGCCCTTCTCGAAGAAGTTCGTCTGGCGCAGGGTCTTCGTGGGCTCGCCGCGCATCTCGCCGGTCTCGGCGAGTCTGCTGACCAGGGCCTCGCGGGCGGAGAAGGTGGTCTTGCCGGCCATCGCCTCGTACATGGCGATGCCGTCGGCGTCGGTGATCCACTCCGGGACCTCGGTCTCGAGGCGGCCGTCCTTGCGCAGGATGGCGCGCAGCGGGAGGTCCAGGTCGCGCCACCAGTCGATGTCGGTCGTGTCGCCGAAGGTGCAGCACATGGCGATGCCGGCGCCCTTGTCCATCTCCGCCTCGGGGTGGGGGAGGACCGGGACCTCGACCCCGAAGACCGGGGAGGCGACGGTGGTGCCGAACAGCGGCTTGAAGCGCTCGTCGTCGGGGTGGGCGATGAGGGCCACGCAGGCGGGCAGGAGCTCGGGGCGGGTGGTCTCGATGCAGATGTCCGCGGTGCCGGCGGGTCCCTCCTCGATGGGGGCGCCCGCGGCCTTCGCCTTCGCGGCGGCGTCGGCGTCGACGACGTGGAAGCCGAGGCGGTGGTAGAAGCCCGGGTACTCGCGGGACTCGAGCTCGGCCTGGGCGACGGCGGTCTGGAAGGTGACGTCCCACAGGCCCGGGGCGGCGGCCTGGTAGGCCTCGC from Actinomyces radicidentis includes these protein-coding regions:
- a CDS encoding AMP-dependent synthetase/ligase, which gives rise to MTVPWLLTDRVARAPRSTLIERKSPLGNQWVKVTAEAFLDDVDRVAAGLMGMGLQAGETVGVMAHTSYEWTLLDFAIATAGLVSVPVYETDSADQIEWILEDGGLRLVVAETTALAEVVRSAVASFGSSHPDAAPTEVLSLDRDALTTIVSAGDGVAREELEARRDAVRGSDTYSIVYTSGTTGRPKGVELTHNNGAGLAWNGVRWLPNVLTGEHVRILLFLPLAHVYARLLELVSVAGDGVLGHTPDAKTLLPDLQAFGPSYVLAVPRVMEKIYNAADAKAGSGARLKTFRWAAKVAIQYSRALDTEAGPSLQLRTAHAVADRLVFHQIRDLLGPNAKYAISGGGPLGERLGHFYRGIGINILEGYGLTETIGPASVNLDTLNKIGTVGPPVCGVSARVGESGEIELKGISLFARYRNNPEANAESFTEDGWFRTGDIGSIDEEGWIRITGRKKELIVTAGGKNVAPTILEDRLRGHPLVSQVMVVGDGEPFIGALITLDKEMLPQWLANHGLPAMDVVEASRNPQVLAALDRAIARTNRAVSRAESIRSYRVLTTDFTEANGLLTPSLKVKRGEVMKAHADAIADIYKTTRKGPTDA
- the valS gene encoding valine--tRNA ligase translates to MSGSEQSPRFVPSETHSPRVPDKVSADGLEAAWGERWEEDGTYAFDRSAERHEVFSIDTPPPTVSGSLHVGHVFSYTHTDTVARYQRMRGKSVFYPMGWDDNGLPTERRVQNYFGVRCDPPLPYDPDFEPTQVGGEGKSIKARDQKPISRRNFVELCERLTVEDEAQFEALWRQLGLSVDWKQNYQTIGVRARKVAQAAFLRNLARGEAYQAAAPGLWDVTFQTAVAQAELESREYPGFYHRLGFHVVDADAAAKAKAAGAPIEEGPAGTADICIETTRPELLPACVALIAHPDDERFKPLFGTTVASPVFGVEVPVLPHPEAEMDKGAGIAMCCTFGDTTDIDWWRDLDLPLRAILRKDGRLETEVPEWITDADGIAMYEAMAGKTTFSAREALVSRLAETGEMRGEPTKTLRQTNFFEKGDKPLEIVTSRQWYIRNGGKPWTNPASGKDLGAELLERGEALEWHPDFMRVRYENWVKGLNNDWLVSRQRFFGVPFPLWYKVDAEGQPDYDAIITPEESALPVDPSSDTAPGYTEDQRGVPGGFVGELDIMDTWATSSLSPQLVSGWLEDEDLFHRVYPMDLRPQGQDIIRTWLFSSVVRANLEFGALPWKHAGISGWILDKDHKKMSKSKGNVVTPKGLLDQYGSDAVRYWAASARLGLDPAFEETQIKIGRRLAIKVLNASKFALSMGIPWDVDEAALAAVPAPELDPSAVTEPIDRAVLAALAEVVETATASFEKFEHARALEATESFFWTFCDDYIELVKERANDFEGTHDAAAVRSARATLAIAVDTFVRLFAPFLPFVTEEVWSWYRTGSVHRSPWPTEDGLRAAADDADPELVAHAGLALAALRKVKSEAKTSQKTPILSVSLSVAEGLDTAVEAVRADLTEAAKVTGPFDVAAASAAPAEGEEAAAPVVVTAVELGENPKKKA